A region of the Parasteatoda tepidariorum isolate YZ-2023 chromosome 7, CAS_Ptep_4.0, whole genome shotgun sequence genome:
atttttaaaaaattacgttagCATTTTCCATCGAGCTtttcaaatcataattaaaaaaataaaattcattgatgaCGAAAATGATTTTCCTAATtaccattttaaacatttatggcatatttttaaaatgtttcatttcaacaaaaaccataattcaaattattttattatttttcccattgtatacaccaaaaacaaaacagCGTCAGGACTGTGAATTAACTATCGgacataaaacataatttaagatacataacataaacaaaatgttataatgaggaaaaaatttcaatcctcTTACtatatatcttcaaaatataatatacttttattggTTAATACGTTCACAATTGTCTttgtatactttatttataaagtcggCTTTCTGCAAAAAGAAGATTGATTATTTCAGGTTCCATTTGCCGAAAAATTAAAACCGCTAGTGTAGAGTACCTGTAACCTAAGAAcaatagtaatatatatttttaaaaaaaaatctttttaaataaaaaaatactttgttaatttgtttttcgatgttaaatttctatattaatttgttggttgaaaattaaagaagtaaaagTGTCTgagaatatgaaaaatttgtttcgagaaaaattattttaaagtttgggAATATTAATTTCATCCTCACACTCGCAAATACAGAAAAAAGCcttttatcattattactttaatttaatttgaatcataATTTATCCTTTcaggataatttttaaaaaaatttagggtaaagaatgcattaaaaaataataaaaataaccttgaaacattaaaatgtgttattacCATTTCAGTGACGTAGATGAATTCTGAATAATTCATGAAGGGAAAGCGATCAGATGTTTTTATGCTTATCAGTTACAATATCACCGTTCTGCGAGCGATAAGAGATACTTGTCATCTAAGATGAACAAGAGCATTTTATTACCAGCAAAATTTCGaagatgataatttttaatatattcattttaattgtatatcTTTTAATTGTCGATGCGTGCCCCAGCCAAGAAGATTTATATCCTTGCAGTTGCTTTTGGAATGGCGTTGCTCATGTTACTTGCACCAAATTAGAAAACAACCATGATTTAATAAATGCTGCTAGATCTCttgttggaaaaaattacaagcaATCAATTACTATTCAGAATTCggtgtttaattttataccaTCCGATGCTTTCAAGGGGTTAAAGGTAGCTGAGCTAGAAATACAAAATTCCACACTCATGGCATTGACAGATGCAGATTTTGCCTTTGAAGGTCTGGAAGATTATTTACAAGTATTAAGGATGGAAAACTTTAAGCTTTTGGGGGAATGGAGTTGGTCAGTCCTCAGCAAATTGAATCAACTTAAaacattggaaattaaaaatggagAGTTGGAGAATATTGAAGATCTGGGGaagataaatttagaaaatttaaatactattgaTTTTACGAACAATGGGATTAGTTTTCTTCATGATAATGCTTTTGCTAATAGTAGAACAGTAAGGAATATAATTATAAGACATAACGAAATTGCTATTCTTAAAAGAACGATGCTTCCTAACCCTGCAATTGCACTTGTTGTTTTGAACTTGAGGTAAGTTATTTTCATCAATAAGATATATAATTTATCgaaattcaagtaaaatttaaaagagaatctTTTACTATAAACGCATTAAAAATATGGGCTATATTTTGAACCAAAAATATATCCAATAGGAGGAAATTGTCTCATTCTCATTTCACTCTGAGAGTTacgtttcaaaacatttgatgCTTTTTAGGCATGCATGTAATaaagtgtttaattaaaatttatttccttgattttattttgtccttctgaattttttacattgattcACAGattagattattaaattaacgCTTTCAAAACAGAAATGCTTTACTCGTTTGTGTAgtatttcatcataaaaaattaattctcgtAATGAATCATCATAATCGTAATCGTCTCTTTTATGTTTTGGAAGCAAAGCACATTTTATAaaggtttaaagaaaatttccacAAAGCGAAAAAGATTTGAAAGCTAATAAATGCCTACGTGTTTTTTTGCTACTTAATAACAATGCACAAAAAATCCGAtacaagttttctttttatttaaataagtttggcGGGCAACTATGGCCCAGATATTGGGACACTAAACTGAAGAACTGGGTTTTGATACCCAGTGGCAGCTTGAAGTCCTCCCAGCGTCAGATATATGGGTTccagcttgtctgggaagtaaaggtggCTTGTACGTAGTGCTGATCACATTGTCATAATAATGCCTTTGTAATTTCAATCAAGTAAAGAGCAGGCTTTCGGAAATAGATTCTATCTCTATTCTCTTGAGACTTGTCACTTGCTTGAATAAAATTACGTATCAAATTTCCTAGCATTGATATGAATATGTCAAATATATCCAGTTTCAACAACGAAGTAAATAGTTGTGTAGTTTCAGTCATGTAAAGAGCATGttttttagtagattttatctttaagacTTATCACTTAGCAATAAGTCtgatattgatataaaaatgttgaatgtatttgtttctaaaaatgaagtagatggttttatattttgaatcagGTAAAAAACATatcttcgttaaaaaaattctgtctgAAATACATTACTTACATGGATGAAATTATACAAGAATTAAACTAAAACTGATATGAAAATGTCAAATAGCTCTTATTTTATGTGCAGTAGTTTATTTATAGctgtaagtatttttcttttcttaaaaaatatgtgtataattTACACAGCAGTAAAACTTGgtattttttaactcattttcaGTTACAACAAGATTGAGCAATTTCCAGATGATATGTTTAGTTTAATACCACATTTAAAATACCTTGACATCAGCCATAACAAAATATTGGTTTTAAGTGAAAAAGTGTTTGCACCGATATGGAGTTCTCTGATAGAATTCAAAGCTATGGGTAAACTATTTCATGATAtctcttcaaatttttgttttcttaagccagataatttgttacttttgttaaaaaataagaactcaAAGGATTTACTGATTGAATTGCATTTCATAACAAATTCTACcgattaaaatactaaattcatGATTCATGGAATAAAAGGAAGGTGGTGGTAGCACAATCATTAGAGAATCGGACTCAGGTCTTGAGGGGACAGGTTTTAGTCCTCGATCGATCGAGTACATGCGATATACGTGCTCGTGAGATCTCAAGTCGCTCGCTGAGCAGTACCATGAGTACTGAAATCTGAAGAAAATACCCTTCTCCTTCTGACCTATTTCTATAGCGAGGAAGTGGCCTCACGAATGAGTGGTGCTGACATTTATCCGTGTTTCTTTTTACTAAACTTAACGTAGCTTTACCCTTGTggtgctctcttgtcaaacgaaaAGCGCACCTTTCTGACTTAATTCACAAAAGGCCAATGGCCGGTGAGCCAGGCTTCTTCAAGtggcattaaaaataacataattataaaaaaaaagagtttatcttattattattctgtaaatttagctttcaaaatagaatgttattataaattgttcATGAAGTTGGAACACATGATTTTTttgctacactgtaaaaaaattcctgatatAATCATGGTAAAAAGTATTGGATTCTAGAGTGCAGACATATTTCAcctgtaaaacatattttaccttaaaatctatttttagaatagaattttataacgtgttttttacagtaatactcTATTAACATTTAATCACAGTGATTTAGtgatattacagtaaaaattacggtatatcagatttttttgttctgtaaaattttacggtaaaatttttttcccgtcAAAATATGCCGACATTGATCTGGAATTTCTTATACTGTTCACTAATTTCACCTTTTTattagaatgatttttaatactatGAAAGTAGCAGTAAAAGctatacaacaaataaaaaagttataattaatacaACAAAATTATGCTCGTGGATATTGTGCTCAGTGTAGCAAAAAGTGTTTCTTAATCATCACCTCTATTATATACTCTTTGAAACTAGATTTccaaaaaatgatgaaaaaagtaCTGTCAttagttatgaaaaattaataattaagtgatCTTGAGCCAAAACTGTTGTCGAAGTCTGTCGAATTACTTGTTAAGAAgggaatatgtaaaaaaaacgtAACCACTTCGATTGTTTCatgaaactttgattttttcccttcaaacaGGTAGGTGTTGATGTTTTTAATCCCTCATTCCACACTGGTGATTCGTTAGAACTTTGACAGTACATCTGCTTTTAACCAATTAAGCAATAATATGCGACTAACATTTATTCTTGGTGTTTCATAATGTTTGTACTTTCCGagcttatttttttgacaagtattttaaaaacatacgtTAAGACTGAATATTATGCTCAACCCAGTATAATTAGGTTTTTAGAATTCCAgggtaatttcaaatttgtcatTAACTGAGGAATCGGCTTTGCTTTGgaatgataatttaaatctgaaaaatttctcGACTGAAAATGACAATACTGATTTCATCAAAGAGCGAGATCAACCGAGAATATTAATGGAATAATCGATCGATCCacaaaaaaactctttaatttttttggaaggaattaaatttttaaagatagattTAACGCTTTCTAGACATATCTGAAAGGCATAAtttgattatgaaaaataatatttatttcaaaatataataattacgtGTTTAACAAATTTCGAGAAACTTTCTAAGCCTCTAATAGGGGCTTTGTAGAAATCTCCCTGAATATATATCTAATAAACTCTTGTCcgaaggaaataaaacaatacaaagAATTTCGAGCTTTAAAAGCCTTAatggtaagaaaataaaaaaagtaagatcgTGTAAATCTAAAGAATCATTTTCATGAGGAAGCACAGAAAAGATCGAATTTAAAGCAATAGAACCAGTTTATTTGTgatagaaactaaaatttttaatgtgaaaacatttttaagtttttcttaatattatcttCCTAATCTGTTTACCATTTCTAGTTTCATACGACgaataaactagtttttcttACACATTAAGTTTTCCTTATGCAATAAGAATTGTACATATGAGATATCTTAGACGATCACcaggattttgaaaaatatttttataaaaattttcaggaaatgaaCTGAGGTGCGATTGCAGAATGTCTTGGATTTTGCAAAGCAAAAAGCCACAAGTTATCTACGCGACATGTGCCATGCCTCAAACAGTAAGAGGAAAGAGTCTATCAGCTTTGACATCAAAAGATCTATGGTGCATCTATTAAAATGCCCAATTAACAAACGAAGTTATTAatgttgtacttttttttagtaagtgaagtattataagaaaaaaaatcaaacaaaaaagcaataaaattgcttaatttttattttattctgcaaagtcatcataattattataaaataatcagaaaaatttgaaattacaataaaaatagacaacaagagataaaatataatcttgAGTGCCCAGCACTCAAATCATACAAGAACTCATACGATTATTCCTGTAATCGTATATTGatgcaaataaataacattaactcTTAGATAGAGTGTTTCAGAAAgtacacattattttaattacgcATTAATTTTGTATCTTTCGAAGAATGACTGGGCTATTCCTGTTATAATGTAAGACTCTGGGGGGGGGGTGAGCAAGATAACGGTGGAGAGATTCAGCCTACTTCTCTCTGTTCAGTGTGTACTTCAAAGCGCTTGcgtcaagaaataaaataatgacatcTTTTGAGTACTTTAACCCCCACTTTGAGTACATTAAGGTTTtcgattttagtattttaaacttttttgaattatataatttatcttgcttaaaagaatatttgttcaaataacttaaaaaaattacactttttagaaaaaaatcgtcAATTCGGCACATTTTTTCAAGCCTtataaaaactactaaaatcaataaataattttcaattttagctatttttatgagtttaaaCAAACAACTTTGTTTATGAGTTTAAACAAAGAATTaactttcaattattaaataattggtcAACTAAGCACTTTTCGTTTCTACAAAATTTTGGCATATCTTCATGCTGACATTTTAcggaatttttcataattagcaAAAATGAGCTGTTCAAAAATTGACAAAGTTCAGCCAACTATAGTCATGAATAACTTACTAACTcacaaaatgcataaaaatagcACGTAATAAGCGCTATCTAATATGGCAACagagtttttaataaatctccACTGTACAATCTCCAACAGGTCACAGTGTGGATTTTGTTCAGCGGAAAAAGGAagttaaactaacaaaaatagATACAAAATTTCTCATGGTGTTACACAAACCTACATAATTTTCGTCAGTATTTTACATGaggttaaatgaaataaaataaactgttttaagtAGTTATAAACTGCGTATTTTATGAAACAGAAAGTCTAATTAAAAACACgcgtacaaaatattaatataataaatataagtaagaATAATAAAGTCGAACTAGATagtcatatttgaaattatgataattttatattaatacaaataaataaataaaataaatcttgaaaagATTGTTAGAAGTCTTTACTACGgagaaatatttctgaagttaAACAAGtgataacataaatatttcgatttgattaaactaaaaaacagATGAAAGcgaaatttatgtatattaaatttaaaatcatatttttttaaaccattagtACAGATAGTTACAGAAATAAAGTATAGATAGACATGTACAGTATTTTTCTCGCGAATATTTCCTTATTCAAAGCAATAACAACGCCGTTACAAAGTTTACATCCCTCTTTCTTTATAATAGCATAACCGTAGTcaaaatgcagattttttatGCAACGAGAAAATTACCCTTTAAAAAACAGGTAGTTTCAGATATTTAGCTATCTGACTGGTTATTTTTCActcctctttttaaaatttggaaaattttgcagaaaattttttattatttattcgtaaatttcaaatgataaattataggcattattgtttcttaatttctCGTTCCTGCTTCTCTATGAATTAAggttatttaattgaattgtgtcattaatttacaatatagaTTATATCAGGTCAAGTAAAAAACATAGGacaaataatagaattatttcatataacGTTAAGAGACAAACCTAATTATATGAcgttctgagaaaaaaaattgtagatgaAAAATAGATGCactataatttatatgaaagaaaatcTACTGTCCCATctcttaaattattgaaaataagaatttttttttcagatttttttgattatatgataaaaaaattttacgttaaaagGTATCCTCGTGCATATCAGGTTTAAGTTTTCCAAACTTAATTAAAGATTTGCTTATTTCtcttattgtttgaaaatatctaagggttcattcaaatatttcacGGTAAAATAACCAATTCACATtacattattcaattttttaagccTTGAATACTTCGTAATAATTCTTATGCTGCAACACATTAACGTTGAAAAAGTAATATGTTCATGAAGAAggaaatattatacagaaaatattacaaataatttaaagcagcACATAAACTCTACAatcatttattagatttttctagttccttttcctcaaaattataaataatatttcaaaagcgtATCTTTGTCCAACAGTAtcgtattttaagtaaaatattaaataacactaTGAAATTAGTACAAGCAACTTATTTGTctcttaataatatattttgttcgaTGATATCTTTATACACAAAACACAAACAAATTATATACACTATCTTTCGATCAATTTGTTACACAGAAAGATATTCGTTAAACATTTTAGCTGTCAGTCCTGAACTCAGTTCGGAGTAAAATCTAGCTGCTTTTTTAGTacatcaaaatagtttttaatggtttttaatgaagaaatagtACTTCGAAGGGAACTCCTTCAAGGAAATCCTCTGTACCAATGTCTGAAATTGTCTGCTGCTATGAAAACAAGAAGTCATTCTTAAGTCCACTTATGTCCCTGAAGGGTTCTAGAAGGTGGCTCAggtgagaaatttaaaactgacGTCA
Encoded here:
- the LOC107444851 gene encoding oplophorus-luciferin 2-monooxygenase non-catalytic subunit; protein product: MIIFNIFILIVYLLIVDACPSQEDLYPCSCFWNGVAHVTCTKLENNHDLINAARSLVGKNYKQSITIQNSVFNFIPSDAFKGLKVAELEIQNSTLMALTDADFAFEGLEDYLQVLRMENFKLLGEWSWSVLSKLNQLKTLEIKNGELENIEDLGKINLENLNTIDFTNNGISFLHDNAFANSRTVRNIIIRHNEIAILKRTMLPNPAIALVVLNLSYNKIEQFPDDMFSLIPHLKYLDISHNKILVLSEKVFAPIWSSLIEFKAMGNELRCDCRMSWILQSKKPQVIYATCAMPQTVRGKSLSALTSKDLWCIY